From Armatimonadota bacterium:
CCGTGATGGAGACCCCCCCGGAGGCTCGGCTTCCCATCCGCACCACGGTGGCGGAGTGGGACGAGGGGCTGGTGCAGAACGCCATCCGCCGGGAACTGGAGCGGGGAGGGCAGGTGTACGTGGTGCACAACCGGGTGCAGACCATTCATCAGGCGGCCCGCCGCATCCAGGCCCTGGTGCCGGAGGCACGGGTGGCGGTAGCCCACGGCCAGATGCCGGAGGGGAAGCTGGAGCGGGTGATGCTGGACTTCCTCGGCGGCAGGTACGACGTGCTGGTGTGCACCACCATCATCGAGATCGGACTCGACCTGCCCAACGTGAACACCCTCCTCGTGGAGGACGCCCACACCCTGGGGCTCGCGCAGCTGTACCAACTGCGGGGCCGGGTAGGCCGGTCGGACCGGCAGGCCTACGCATACTTCCTGTATCCCCGGGGTGCCCGGCTGACCCCGGAAGCCCAGGAGCGCCTGGCGGCCCTGCGGGAGTTCACGGAGCTCGGCAGCGGCCTGCGGCTCGCCATGCGGGATCTGGAGATCCGGGGTGCCGGGAATCTCCTAGGTCCCGAGCAGCACGGGCACCTCGCCGCTGTCGGGTTCGAGCTGTATACCCGTCTGCTGGAAGAGGCCATCCGCCGTCTGCGGGGGGGGGTCGTGGAGGAGATCCCGGATCCGGTGGTGGATCTGCGGGTCTCCGCGTACCTCCCCGCGGACTACATCCCGGAGGAAGCCCAACGGCTCAGCATCTACCGGCGGCTTGCGGCCCTGCGGTCCACGGAGGAGGCCGCGGAGCTTTGGGAGGAGCTTCAGGATCGCTACGGCCCGCCTCCCGAGCCCGTACACGCTCTGGTGGAGATCGCGGTCCTGCGGGAGAGGGCCCGAGCTTTGGGCATCGGGACCGTCCAGCAGCGTCCGGATGGGGTGCTGCTCCGCTTCCGGGTCCCGCTGGAGGAGCGGGAAAGAACCTGGGTGCGGCTGGAACACCGCCGCCGGGTGGGAGTGACTCCAGAAGGGCTTCTCGTGCGGTGCGCACCGGAGGAGGTCCTGCGGTGGGTCCGTGAGGTGCTGGACAGCCTTACGCGCCTGCGGCGCCAGGAGCCCACGGGCGTGCCCGCGGGATGAGCGGACTGGCTGTACAATCAAACGGAGCGCAGAGGAGGCGGCGGGATGGCGCTGCCCACGTTCGAGGATCTGGTGCGGGTCATGGCGACGCTGCGGGGACCGGGAGGCTGTCCGTGGGACCGTCAGCAGACGCATGCCTCCCTCCGGCCCTACCTCCTGGAGGAAGCCTACGAGGTCCTGGAAGCCATCGAGCGGGGAGATCCAGAGCGCCTGCGCGACGAGCTGGGGGATCTGCTGCTCCAGGTGCTGTTCCACGCCCAGATCGCCGCAGAGTCGGGATCCTTCACCGTCCATGACGTGGTCGCGCATCTGCACGACAAGCTGGTGCGCCGCCACCCCCACGTCTTCCCTGACGCGGCGGGACGCGTGGTGGAGGGCGTGGTCACCCCGGAGCAGGTGATGCAACGGTGGGAGGGTCTCAAGCGGGCGGAGCGGGGAGAGGCTACCCCGGCCCTGGACGGCGTCCCTTCAGCCCTCCCGGCGCTTCTCTGGGCCCAGAAGCTGTACCAGCGGGCGCGGGAGGTGGGGTGGGAGTGGCCGGACGTGCGGGAAGCCCTGGGGAAGCTGGAGGAGGAAGTCCGGGAGCTCCGGGAAGCGTTGGAGGGGCACCACCTTCAGGCCATTCGGGAGGAGGTGGGCGACGTGCTCATGGCCGCGGTGAAGGTGGCGGCCTTCACCGGGACCGATGCGGAGGGAGCGCTGCGGGATGCGTGCCGGAAGTTCATCCGGCGATTCGAGACCATGGAGCGGCTCGCGGCGGAGAGGGGGCAACGGATGGAGCAGCTTCCCCTCTCGGAGCTCCTGGGACTGTGGCAGGAGGCCAAGGAGCGCGCGGGCTAGCGGATGCGCCTCGACCGGTTCCTGCAGCAAAGCCGGGTCGTCCGACGTCGTACCCTGGCCCATGCCCTGTGCGCGAACTTCCGGGTCCGCCTGAACGGGCACGTGGCCAAGCCCGCTTCCCGCGTCCGTCCCGGCGATCTCATCGAGATCGACTTCGGAATCCGGAGGGTGGTGGTGCGGGTACGGGAGGTCCCCGAGCGTCCGGTGCCTCCCTCGGAGGCGGGAGGGCTGGTGGAGATCCTCGAGGTGGTTCGGGAGTAGGAGGTAAGGTATGGCGCGGATCATCGGGCTCACCGCCCGGGAGATCTTGGATTCCCGGGGGAATCCCACCGTGGAGGTGGACGTCATGGTGGAGGGCGGGGCCCGGGGGAGGGCGGCGGCACCCTCGGGCGCCAGTACCGGGGCGCACGAGGCCCTGGAGCTGCGGGATGGCGACCCCGCCCGCTACCTGGGACGGGGAGTGCTCCGGGCGGTGGAGAACGTGCGGCAGATCCTTGCCCCTGCCCTGGTGGGCAAGGACGCCTCGGACCAGGTGAGCGTGGATCGGCTCCTGTGCGCCCTGGACGGAACGGACAGCAAATCCCGACTGGGCGCGAACGCCCTCGTGGCCACCTCCCTGGCGGTGGCCAAGGCGGAGGCCGCATACCGAGGGCTCCCCCTCTTCCGGTACCTGGGAGGGGAAGATGCCACCGTGCTCCCCGTGCCCCTTTTGAACGTCATCAACGGCGGAGCGCACGCGGACAACCGGTTGGAGCTTCAGGAGTTTTTGCTCGTGCCTCTCGGTGCTTCCAGCTTCCGGGATGCCCTGCGGATGGGGACGGAGGTCTACCACCACCTGCGGCAGCTCCTGAAGGCTCGGGGGCTGGATACGGGCGTGGGGGATGAGGGCGGGTTTGCCCCGGATCTCCGTACCGCCGCGGAGGCTTTGGATCTCCTGCTGGAGGCCATCGAGGCCTCGGGCTACCGGGCCGGGGAGGAGGTGGCCCTCGCCCTGGATGCCGCGGCCTCGGAGCTGTACCGGGACGGCCGCTACCACCTGGAGGGCCGAGCCCGGTCCGCGGAGGAGATGATCGCGTACTACGAGGGCCTCCTAAGCCGATACCCCCTCGTCTCCATCGAGGATCCTCTCGCGGAGGACGACTGGGAAGGGTGGCGGGCGCTCACGGAGGCGTTGGCGCGACGCGTGCAGCTGGTGGGCGATGACCTCTTCGCGACCCATCCCTCCCGGTTGCAGAGGGGTGTGGAGTTGCGGTGTGCGAATGCCATCCTCATCAAGCCCAACCAGATCGGTACCCTCACGGAAGCCCAGCAGACGGTACAGGCCGCACACCGGACCGGCTACCGCGCCATCCTTTCCCACCGGTCCGGGGAGACGGAGGATACCACCATCGCGGACCTCGCGGTGGCGTGGCGGTGCGGGCAGATCAAAACCGGTGCCCCCTGCCGCGGGGAGCGGGTGGCGAAGTACAACCAGCTACTGCGCATCGAGGAGGAGCTCGGATCCCGAGCACAGTACGCCGGCCGCGCCGTCTTCGCCCGGTGAAACACCGGTTCTCGTCCGTGGGTTCGAGAGGGAGGCAGGAATTCCGGGGGAGGTTCGCGAAGGTTCTCCTCAGACGGGATGCAGGCACGCCGCGGGTTTCATCGGACCACATCCCTCGCCCGACTCGGGAAGTTTGCGGTGTTCCTCGCCCTGGCGGCGTTCCTCCTCGGCTCCCTTGCCCGATCCGCCTCCCGGGCCTACTGGCTGGACCGGGAGGTGCGCACCCTGGAACGCGTCCGGGCAAACCTCCTGGCGCAGAACCGACGGCTGCGGGAGGAGATCCAGCGCCTGCACGACCCCAAGGTGGTGGAGCGCATGGCGCGGGAGGAGCTGGGCTTCGTGCGGCCCGGGGAGATCGCGGTCCTCCTTCTCCCGATCCCTACCCCGCCTCCGAAACGCCCCCGCTGAGGTAGGCCGTCACGCGCGGCCCCCGGCGCGTGCAAGCCACCTGCGCCCCACGTAGGTGGTGCGCTCCGTGATCACCAGGTCCAGGTAGATGTCCTGAGGCTCCATGGGGACCTCCTCCACCACCTGGCACTCGTACGCGAGCCCCACAAGCCAGCAGTCAGGCCGCATGCCGCTCAGCAGCCGGTCGTAGTAACCCCAGCCATGTCCGAGGCGACCGCCCTGGCGATCGAACACAACGCCCGGCACCAGGACCATGTCCACCTCCTGCGCCGTCAGAGCCCGCCCGGCGCGCAGGACGGGCTTCGGCTCCAGGATGCCGAAGGACCCGGGCTCCAGTTCGGCGAGATCCTGGAGCACGAACAACTGGAGCACGTCCTGCCCCCTCTCGTCCCGGGTGCAGTACGGCACCGCCACGCGCTTGCCCATGGCCATGGCCCGGGGGAGGAAGG
This genomic window contains:
- the mazG gene encoding nucleoside triphosphate pyrophosphohydrolase, which gives rise to MALPTFEDLVRVMATLRGPGGCPWDRQQTHASLRPYLLEEAYEVLEAIERGDPERLRDELGDLLLQVLFHAQIAAESGSFTVHDVVAHLHDKLVRRHPHVFPDAAGRVVEGVVTPEQVMQRWEGLKRAERGEATPALDGVPSALPALLWAQKLYQRAREVGWEWPDVREALGKLEEEVRELREALEGHHLQAIREEVGDVLMAAVKVAAFTGTDAEGALRDACRKFIRRFETMERLAAERGQRMEQLPLSELLGLWQEAKERAG
- a CDS encoding S4 domain-containing protein, which codes for MRLDRFLQQSRVVRRRTLAHALCANFRVRLNGHVAKPASRVRPGDLIEIDFGIRRVVVRVREVPERPVPPSEAGGLVEILEVVRE
- the eno gene encoding phosphopyruvate hydratase — its product is MARIIGLTAREILDSRGNPTVEVDVMVEGGARGRAAAPSGASTGAHEALELRDGDPARYLGRGVLRAVENVRQILAPALVGKDASDQVSVDRLLCALDGTDSKSRLGANALVATSLAVAKAEAAYRGLPLFRYLGGEDATVLPVPLLNVINGGAHADNRLELQEFLLVPLGASSFRDALRMGTEVYHHLRQLLKARGLDTGVGDEGGFAPDLRTAAEALDLLLEAIEASGYRAGEEVALALDAAASELYRDGRYHLEGRARSAEEMIAYYEGLLSRYPLVSIEDPLAEDDWEGWRALTEALARRVQLVGDDLFATHPSRLQRGVELRCANAILIKPNQIGTLTEAQQTVQAAHRTGYRAILSHRSGETEDTTIADLAVAWRCGQIKTGAPCRGERVAKYNQLLRIEEELGSRAQYAGRAVFAR
- a CDS encoding 5-formyltetrahydrofolate cyclo-ligase, which produces MSVAVCKQELRRRITRARVAEPDKEAKSRAILEKVFRLPQFQQARTVLFYVDAGSEVRTRPFLPRAMAMGKRVAVPYCTRDERGQDVLQLFVLQDLAELEPGSFGILEPKPVLRAGRALTAQEVDMVLVPGVVFDRQGGRLGHGWGYYDRLLSGMRPDCWLVGLAYECQVVEEVPMEPQDIYLDLVITERTTYVGRRWLARAGGRA